Genomic DNA from Candidatus Binatia bacterium:
GGGCTGTGGAACTCGGGTACACTGCGCGACTCTCTCGCGTGCCGACGGCGGTGTTGATTGCGATGGCCACCCTCGCCGCCGGCTGTGGCGGTGACGTGACGGCGTACTACACCGTCAATCCCCGACCGACGGTCGGCATAACGCTTCGGCCGCAAACGCCGTCGGCGACCCGCCCGCCGACGGCGACCTTCACGCCCGAAACGCCGAGCGCCACGCCAACGATCACGTCGACGCCGACGGTCAGCGCAACGGCCACCGTCACCGGCACCTCGACGACGACGGCCACGGTAACACCCACCGTGCCTCCGACCATCACCCCAACGCCCTCTCAGACACCGACCGGCACGGCCACCCCGACCCCCTCGACCGCCGCGACCGCGACGGCAATCCCGACGGCGAGCGCCACGTCCACTCCGACCCACACCGCCAGCCCCAGCGCAACCGCAACGGCGTCGCCCACCGCGAGCCTCGCGCCTACCGATACTGCAACGGCAACGCCCACGGCGCCGGACAATCCGACCTCGACACCGACGCCGCCGGCTGCCACGCTGACACCCTCCGGAACCCCGACGCCCACGGCAACACCGGCCCTCCCCACGCCGACACCGACGAGCGGCTCCGCGGCCTCCTGCGGCAACGGCTTCATCGAACCGGGAGAGACCTGCGAGACCTGCGCGCAGGATTGCGTCGTCGGCGCCTGCACACCCGGCACCCCGCAGCGGAGCTTCCGCATCGACCTCGGCTACCCAGGCGGGAGTCCGAAGCCCGGGTCGGTCACAGTCCTGCTCGGCTACAGGAGCACCCTCGTCAGTCTCCCCAACCCGCCCACTCCGCGCTTCACTTCCTTCCCGAGCAACACCCTGCGCGGGGTCACCGGTCTGGGCTACGCGGCGCGCGTCGTCGCCTCGCGCGGACTGGGGTTCGATGCGGCAAGGCTTTTCGTGGTCAACTTCGACAGTTGCAGCGGGAGCGCCGCGCCGTCCATTGCCGATTTCGGCTGCACGGTTGAAGGCTGCGGTAGCGCCACCGGCAGCATCGACGGCTGCACCTGCACGGTGCGCGTGCCATGACGATAGCCAACAACTCACCGCGTCGTATCGATATGAGCGAGGCAACATGACTTCCAGACATCTTGCCCCTGGCGTACTGCTCCTGCTGCTCGTGGTAGCCGGCTGCGGTAACGGCGGTGTGCAGCAGTTTCCGTACGCCAACTGCGGCAACGGCACCATGGACAAGGGGGAAAACTGCGACGACGGACCCGCCAACTGCGACACCTGCGCCTGCACCACAATCTGCCAGCAGGCGTTCTGCGGCGACGGGTTCGTCTACATCGGCGTCGAGCAGTGCGACACCAACAACCTGAACCGAAAGACATGTACCGCTCTCGGCTTCGACGGCGGCGAATTGTCCTGTTGGGCCTGCGGCTTCGTCACGTCGCAGTGCGGGCCGGCTTTCACGCCCACGCCCGTGGTGTCGGCAACGCCGACCGCCACGCCAACCCCGAGCCCACGGCCAACCGCGACTCCGGGTGGCGAGTGCATTCCCGACGGCCGCGTCCCGGTCACGGTCAACTTCGCCTCCGCCACCGGGGGCACCGCGACGATTGCCATCGCGCTGGCTTATCCGGGTGACGCCGTCGGCCTGCCAGCGGGCGGCATCGAGTCGCGGATCTCCGGACGGCCCCAGGGCACCCAGTTGCGCGACGTGAGCGCGAGTGCGAACACGCTGCGGGCCACCGTCAGCCGCCCGATCGGCACCTTCCCGCAGGGACGCTTGTTCGTGGTCGATTTCGACCGCTGCGCCGGCGGGCCGCTGCCAGAGCCGAGCGATTTCACCTGCACGGTCGAGCAGTGTGCGTCGCCGGACTGCACGTGTCGGGCCACGCTTCCGTGAGGACAACATCGATGCGATCGACTGCGTACCGCGCTTTTCTGTTCGGACTTGCCTTGCTCGGGTGGCCGCCCGGTGTACGCGAAGCCGCCGCGGCGACGCCTTGTGCCTCCAGCGGGCAGCCGTTCCCGGTTATGGTGACGTACGAACAACCGGGCATCAGGCGTGCGGAGTCGCTGACACTGCGTATCGTGTACCCGAGCGACCGTGTCACCCTCGGCCCGAGCGCGTCGCCGGAAGTCCTCAGCCGACGGATCGAGCACAAGCCCGCCAACACCATCGCCGCGGCCAGCGCAACCGACGGCACGCTCACGGTCGTGCTGAGCCGTGCGCAGGGTTTCGAGGCTGGCGACCTCTTTACTGTCCGATTCGATCGGTGTACGGAAAGCGCGCCGCCGACGGCTGAGGCGTTTCGGTGCACGGTCGAGACCGCCGGAACTGCGTCAGGCAGCATCACCGGCGGCAAGTGCGCCGTGCGCTGACTCGCCATTGTCACAGTTGCACGCATCGCGCGCAGACATCAGGCGCCGGTTGGACGGGCGAATGACGATCCGCCCCTGCGTCTGCACCCATCGGCGTGCAGGCGGGTGTCGTCGAAGAGCAGTACGAATTTCGCAGTGCCCCGTTGGCCGACCGCCGGCTGCAGAGTCGGCTGTGCACGCTGTACGGTGCGGTGCCCGGGCGGCGGGGTCAGGCCCCCTTTCAAGCGCAGATGGCGGACTCGGCGGCAGTCAGCGCCTGGCGCCGCCGTATGGGGACTGCCCGCGCCAGGGAGATCTACAAGCAACGGGCTCCTACTGCCGAACGCGTCAACGCCGACGTTCGCACGTATCGCACGATGGATCGAATGGTCGTGCGCGGCGTCGGCAAGGTGCTTTGCGTGGCGCTCTGGAATGCACTGGCGCTCAACCTGGTGCGGTGGTTCGCGCTGACCGCGGTCAGTTGAGACCCGATACGCAACACCGGCGGGGCCGCGACGATCACAACGTCCACGCCGGCCCGTTGTCGCCCCTGGCGGCACGGCGCGCCCCGTCTCATGGCGCGTTTACCAGACCACACCCTGGCCACCGCAATCGGGTACCACGCCCACCGCTACTTATTCCCTGCGAAAACCCGATTCCCTCACAGGCCCATCGTCCCCTGCCTCCATGTGGGCTGGAAAGCCCGCAGTGGCCACCCCGCGTCTGGTCCAGACACCGATGCGGGCGCACCGGCAGGCGGGCACCGGCGCCATCACTCTGAGAACTCCTGCACGGCCTTTGCCTTCTCGCGCTGGTATTCCTGCTCTGACAACAACTTCCGGTTGTACAGGTCTCGGAGCGTGGTCAAGCGCTCGGAAAGTCGCTGCGTCTTCTCGACATCGGCGGCGTTCGGCGACGCGGTGTTCTTGTCGCCGACAATTTGCTGAATCGTAATTCCAGAGTTGGTTGGCGCTCTCGATCGAGACGGCCCTTCGCAATCGCCACCGGTGAGGACCGCATCGACGGGCGGGTAGTAACTTGGGCCCTTGAATATCGCCACGACGCCGAGTGTGAAAATGTAGGCAACGATCCGGCCCCCAGCGACACGGGTTTGCAGTTGCCCCTCGGCGGAGTCGCAGTTGCGGTACTCGACACGCCAGGAATGCGGTTGTCCAACTGCGCCTCGGGGGATCTCAGCTTCGGCAGGCGTGGTCCCGATGTACTGCCCGTCCACGAAAGCCTTGGCACCCAGAGGATAGGACTTGATGGCGACCCCCTCGGCGCATCCGCACACCGATATCGCCGTGATCAGCGCGAGTAACCCGACATCACGCATTGGCCCCCTCCTTCACGCCACCCGGTTTAGGTCGCTAACGTGGCCGGGTGCGCTCACATACTTTGCCCGCTTCGCCAGATTCGCGCAAGAAGCTCCGCCGGTCCACCTCAGTCGCTTCTTGCTCCATCCCGTCCACGAAAGCAGGGTGGCGGGGTGGCACCTCTGCAAGTATCCGAAGAGACTTGACAGTACATGATAAACAGGTCTGAATCAGGGGCTTGCAGTGCCGCTTCCGGGCCCCGAATGGTGGCGTGTAGGGAGGGCGGGCATGGCGCGTGCGCATCGGGTCCACGTGCCGGGGCATGTGTGGCACCTGACCCATCGGTGTCACGACCGGCGGTTCTTGCTGAAGTTTGCGCGCGATCGGCGCGTGTGGCGGGCGTGGCTGTACGAAGCGCGGCGGCGCTTCGGACTGTGCGTGCTGGACTACGCGGTGACCGCCAATCACGTCCACCTCCTCGTCCGCGACCGGGGCCAGGACGAGATCGCCGCCAGCATGCAGCTCGTCCAGGGGTGTACGGGACAGGCTTACAATCGGCGCAAGCGGCGCAGCGGCGCATTCTGGGCGGATCAGTATCACGCGACGGCCGTGGAGACGGGTGCGCATCTGGTGCGCTGCGTGGTGTACATCGACCTCAATATGGTCCGGGCAGGCGTGGTAGATCACCCGGCGGCGTGGGAGGTGGGTGGCTACCAGGAGATTCAGCAGGCGCGTGCCCGTTACCGGATCGTCGACCGTGCTGCGCTGGCGGAGGCGCTCGGCGTGGCGCTGCCGGCCCTGGCCGACGTGCACCGCCAGTGGGTGGAGGCGGCGCTGCGGGACGGGCACGTGCGCCGCGACCGGCAGTGGACCGACAGTGTCGGCGTGGGCAGTCGCGGCTTTGTCGAAGCGCTGCAACACGACCTCGCGCAGCGGGGGCGCTACCGCGCGGTCGACCCGGACGGCGACGGCTACGTCCTGCGGGACGCGGCCGCCGCCTACGGAGGCGATTCCGTCGCTGAAACTGCATCCCTAAGCGCAGAATCCGCCCGCTGCGGAGCCCCGTTTTCTTGTTGTTTCAGCGACTTGCAGAGGTGCCACCCCGGCGACCGAGTTGGCCCACGGTAGAAAATCCCCACCGGGTGTGCAGCCACGGATATTGCGCCAGGTATTCGTCCACGCCGACCAGTCGGCCCCGACGCCGTTTGATCGCGATCTCCCACAGCGAGGCCACAGACACGAACACCCCGGTGCGCCGGTCGGCGATGACCCGACGCGCCACGCGTCCGGGCTCCGGCGCGTCCGCCATCCACCGGAGCAACGCGCACGTGTCCAGCAGGTAAGGGCTCATCCCCACGGAGAATCGTCCGGCCCACACCGGTGGAGACGGGAGCACATCTGGCGCGCTGCGTTCGAAGGCTACGGGCCTGCTTTCGTGGGCGAAAGCTCATCGCGAAGCCGACGATCCGCCAGAGCCGAAGACCGTACCCCTGTCATCTCAATGACTTGCAGAGGTGCCACCCCGTGTGGTTTGGCATTGGATGGCCCTCGAAAACTCGGGGTCGGAGGAGGTATGCTGATCGTCATGGCGAGATCGGGTGCAGCGCGGAAACGGCAAGAGGTCGTCAGGTCCACGCATCGGCAACGCGAGTTCGAGTGGATCGAGACGCATGCCGACGAGATGCGCCGGCTTGCCGGTGAATGGGTCGTCATCGAGGGTGACCGGCTCGTCGCACATGGCAAGAACGCGGCGCGGGTTTTCGCCACGGCCAAGCGCAAGGGCATCACGGTGCCGTTCGTCTTCTACGTCGAGCCGCCCACCGCGGAAGGAACCGTGCACTTCGGCCTTTGACCGTGCCGACCATCGCGTACCAGTACGAGTTCCCGTACCGGCCGAGTCCGGCCGGCGGGATGTTCCCGATTCTGCCCGTCGCCGTCAGCAATCCACGATCGTCTGCGCGCTCGGCAGACGTGGTCGCCTATCTGGATTCCGGCGCGCAGCGCTCGCTCTTCGATGGGACGCTTGCGGGATTCATCGGACTCGATCTCATGGACGGCCCACGCCTACCGTTCGCTTCGGCCGCCGGATTTTCGATCGAAGGGATCCTGCACCCGGTGCGCCTGTTGCACCCCGAGCTCGGCGAGTTCGACCTGGAGATCGGGTTCAGCACGGTCCCGTTGCGCCGGAACCTGCTCGGACGCGATTTCTTCAACGTCGTGCAGATCGGGTTCCGAGAGCGGCATCAGGTCTTCTACGTGAAGGCCGAACCCTGACCGACAGCCGTATTCATCAGCGGTCCCGCCGGGAGCGTGTCAACAGCGCGCTATCGAGATCGTGGCAGGATAAGAAACCGGGCGACGTCGTTCGTGAACGATGGCAAGACGAAAGAGCGCCGGCTGATCCGTGCCGCTGCGCGGCGCCGCCGGTGAGTCGCCCGGGGCGTCACCGAATCATCATCTGCCAGCAACCGGCACGTAGCCGGTCATCCCGTATGTTCGTATCTTGCCAGGGTGCCACCCGACGCCACCGGCGATGTTGCCGTTGGGCGACCCCACGGTCTTTCCTTGTCCGACCCCGGCGCACGCGACGCCCGGCTCGCTACCAAACACAGTGTGGGACGTGCTGGCGGATGGCGTCGTCACAGGTGACAATGCGCGCTTCGAGGCGGCGCGCTTGCGCGATGAGCATCCGATCGAACGGATCGTCGTGCGGCACCGCCAAGTTTCCCGCGGTCACGGCGTCGCCCGCCTCGATCACCACGGTAGAAAATCCCCACCGGGTGTGCAGCCGCGGATATTGCGCCAGGTACTCGTCCACGCCGACCAGTCGGCCCCGACGCCGCTTGATCGCAATCTCCCACAGCGAGGCCACGGACACGAGCACCAGGGTGCGCCGGTCGGCGATGACCCGACGCGCCGCGCGTCCGAGCTCCGGCGCGTCCGCCATCCACCAGAGCAACGCGCACGTGTCCAGCAGGTAAGGGCTCATCCCCACGGAGAATCGTCAGGCCCACACCCGCCCACCACGTCGCCCGCGATCTGCCCGCGGAACGTCCCGGGTGCCCGGTCCGCCGCCTCGACCACCGCGACCAGCCGCGCATAGGGCTTGCCGGCCTTGGCGATGATTACCTCCTCGCCGCGATGGGCGCGCTCCAGCAACTCGGAGAAGTGCGTCTTCGCCTCGTGAATGTTCGCCTGGATTGCCATGAGATCTGGTTAGTCCACCGGGTGGACTCATGCAATCCCGGCGTCGTAGGGACTGCCGAGACACCCACTCCCTCGGGGTCGGTATCGCCATCGGTATCGATCCAAAGCCCACGACGAACTCGGTGCCCGGGCAACCGGGGGCACGTGGCGACGGCGTTTGACGGCGTCCTCTACTGGTGTCGCGCGCCGGGCATGCCGCCGGCGAGACGCCGCGGTCCCGACGCGTCACCGAATCATCATCTGCCAGCAACCCGCATGTAGCCGGTCATCTCGTATATTCGCAGCTCGTGAACATACGCGGTCTACCGGCAAGATCGCCGGTACCGCCGAACCCGGGCCGAGGAAGAGTGCGCCCACGCTCC
This window encodes:
- a CDS encoding type II toxin-antitoxin system VapC family toxin; this encodes MSPYLLDTCALLWWMADAPELGRAARRVIADRRTLVLVSVASLWEIAIKRRRGRLVGVDEYLAQYPRLHTRWGFSTVVIEAGDAVTAGNLAVPHDDPFDRMLIAQARRLEARIVTCDDAIRQHVPHCVW
- a CDS encoding transposase — its product is MQAGVVEEQYEFRSAPLADRRLQSRLCTLYGAVPGRRGQAPFQAQMADSAAVSAWRRRMGTARAREIYKQRAPTAERVNADVRTYRTMDRMVVRGVGKVLCVALWNALALNLVRWFALTAVS
- a CDS encoding DUF5678 domain-containing protein gives rise to the protein MLIVMARSGAARKRQEVVRSTHRQREFEWIETHADEMRRLAGEWVVIEGDRLVAHGKNAARVFATAKRKGITVPFVFYVEPPTAEGTVHFGL
- a CDS encoding transposase — protein: MARAHRVHVPGHVWHLTHRCHDRRFLLKFARDRRVWRAWLYEARRRFGLCVLDYAVTANHVHLLVRDRGQDEIAASMQLVQGCTGQAYNRRKRRSGAFWADQYHATAVETGAHLVRCVVYIDLNMVRAGVVDHPAAWEVGGYQEIQQARARYRIVDRAALAEALGVALPALADVHRQWVEAALRDGHVRRDRQWTDSVGVGSRGFVEALQHDLAQRGRYRAVDPDGDGYVLRDAAAAYGGDSVAETASLSAESARCGAPFSCCFSDLQRCHPGDRVGPR
- a CDS encoding PEGA domain-containing protein, which produces MRDVGLLALITAISVCGCAEGVAIKSYPLGAKAFVDGQYIGTTPAEAEIPRGAVGQPHSWRVEYRNCDSAEGQLQTRVAGGRIVAYIFTLGVVAIFKGPSYYPPVDAVLTGGDCEGPSRSRAPTNSGITIQQIVGDKNTASPNAADVEKTQRLSERLTTLRDLYNRKLLSEQEYQREKAKAVQEFSE
- a CDS encoding type II toxin-antitoxin system prevent-host-death family antitoxin, translated to MAIQANIHEAKTHFSELLERAHRGEEVIIAKAGKPYARLVAVVEAADRAPGTFRGQIAGDVVGGCGPDDSPWG